The Streptomyces achromogenes DNA segment CCGGCGCAGATCGGCGGCGTTGGCACGCGCCCAGGCGGTGACGGTGCGGTCGGCGGCGCGGCGGTCGCGGGTGGCCTGGACGCGTTGCTCGCCCGTGGAGCCGGGGTTCCCGGGGCGAACGCGCAGGTAGCGGCGTTCGGCGGCCTGGCGGCTGGAGACGCCGAGGGGGTGCGCGAGGTCGGCCCAGCTGGCGCCCGCCTCCCGGGCCTCCTCGATCAGGCCCGGCTCCCATCCGGCGAGCCTGTCGCGCACTTCGCGGAGCAACAGGAGTGCGGCGAGCGCCTGTTCCGAGCTGGGCCGGGTGGACGCGGGAGGCCCGCCCGCCGGCGGGCTCCCGGCGGTGCGCAGCGCCTCGTTGATCGTGTCGAGGGCCGCGGCCGCGAGGAAGGACGCGGGCGTGACGGGGTGCGGGCGGTGGTGATCGGCGTCGGTCATGTCGCCTCCGGGGGCGTCGTCATCGTATGGACGACATCTTGCTTGTCATCGTTTCGATGACATGTTACAACGGTGGCAGGTCACCCCGCATTGGCAGCAAGTGCCTGAACCGAACACTGGAGGTGTTTCCCGATGTTGATGCGCACCGACCCGTTCCGCGAGCTCGACCGACTCACCCAGCAGCTCCTGAACACCACGGGAACGTGGTCGCGCCCGTCGGCGATGCCGATGGACGCCTACCGTGAGGGCGAGGAGTACGTGATCGCCCTCGACCTGCCCGGTGTCTCCCCGGACGCCATCGACATCGACGTCGAGCGGAACATGCTGACCGTCAAGGCCGAGCGGCGGCCCGTCGCCAAGGCGGACGACGTGCAGATGGAGCTCAGCGAGCGGCCCCTGGGGGTCTTCTCCCGGCAGCTCGTACTGGCGGACACCCTCGACACCGAGCGCATCGAGGCGGACTACGACGCGGGTGTGCTGACCCTGCGCATCCCCATCGCCGAGCGCGCCAAGCCCCGCAAGGTCGCCATCGGCCGCGGCTCCTCGCACCGGCAGATCAGCGGCTGACTCCCCGCTCCCGGGCGACTGCGGTGGCCGGCGGGCGAACCGCCGGCCACCGCTCCCCGATTTCCCCACCCGACCCCGATCACCTCAGACGAGAAAGGCATCCGCGTCACCGATGATCACCCTGCAGGAGCCATGCCGGTCCACCGTGGGCATGACGTTCGAGCAGATGCTGGAAAGAGTGCGGTACGAAGGCGCGTATCCGACCCGCGCCCAGGCCGAGGAGTCCGCGCGCGCCGTGCTGGCCGCGCTCGGGCGTCAACTCGCGGGCGACGAGCGGGTGGAGCTCGCCGCCAGGCTGCCGCACGAGGCGGCCGTCGCCTTCACATCGGCGACTTCCGACGCCGAACGCCTCACGGGTTGGGGCTTCGTCAAGGACCTGGCGTCCCGCACCGGCGCCACGGCGGCCACCACCCGCTGGGACGCCAGCACCGTCCTGCGGGTCGTGGCCCAACTCGCCGGCGAGGAGTTGCTCGGCCGTGTCCTCGACCGGCTCCCCTCCGGCTACGCCCTGTTGTTCGGCCGCGCCGAACTCACCCAGGCGGCCTGAACCGGGGAGGGGAGGGGGCGTACCGCGAGCGCCCCCTCCCCTCTTCCACGGTCAGCCGTTGCCGAGAAGTTCGTTCATCTCGGTGATCTCGGCGGTCTGCGCGGCGACGATGTCGTCGGCCAGGGACGTGGCGGGCGCGTACGCGCCCTTCTTCTTCTCGGCGGTGGCCATGTCCACGGCACCCTTGTGATGGTCGACCATCATCGCGAGGAACCTGGCGTCGAAGTCCTTGCCGGACGCCTTCCCGAGGGCGGCCATGTCCGAGGCGGCCATCATGCCGGGCATCCCGGAGCCCGAGTGATCCATGCCGGGCATGGACTCCGCGTCGCTGCCGGAGGAGCCCGGGACATCCTCACCCCAGGACGTCAGCCAGCCGCTCATGGTCCTGATCTCCGGTTCCTGCGCCTTCTCGATGCGCGCGGCGAGGTCCTCGACCCGGGCCGAGGACGCCCGCCCGGCGGCCAGCCGCGCCATCTCCAGAGCCTGCCGGTGGTGCGGGATCATGCCCTGCGCGAAGGACACGTCCTGCGCGTTGTGCGCGCCGGCCGACGCCGACGTGGAGCCGTGAGCGGCCGTAGGCCCGCTGCCGCTGCCGCTGCTGTCGCCGCCGCCACCGCAGGCGGCGAGAACGAGCGCGGCGACCGCGCAGGCGGCCGAGACGGCGGCGCGGCGGGTCAGGGTACGAGTGTTGCGCATGCTGAAACTCCTGTGGGGTCGTGCGAAAAGGGGATCCGGACATGCCGCGGCACAGAGGGTCGCCGTGCAGGCGGCGTGGTGCGTGCTGTCTAGATCCGCAGGAGTTGCAGTTCCGCCAGAGAGGGCGGCGCGCGTGCCTCGTCCGGGACCCGGGCCGCGTACGAGCGCGCGGCGTCGGTGCGCACGGGCACGGCCACCGGGTCGGGAACGAGAGCGGCGAGAGTCGGCGCACCGCTCACCGCGGCCGCCGCGCAGGTGGGGTCGGCGTGATGGAGGTGGCCCCCGTCGCACCCGCCGTGGTCCCCGGCGCAGTGCTCGTGCGCGCCGACCGCGACAGCCCTCATGTGC contains these protein-coding regions:
- a CDS encoding Hsp20/alpha crystallin family protein gives rise to the protein MLMRTDPFRELDRLTQQLLNTTGTWSRPSAMPMDAYREGEEYVIALDLPGVSPDAIDIDVERNMLTVKAERRPVAKADDVQMELSERPLGVFSRQLVLADTLDTERIEADYDAGVLTLRIPIAERAKPRKVAIGRGSSHRQISG
- a CDS encoding type III effector protein produces the protein MTDADHHRPHPVTPASFLAAAALDTINEALRTAGSPPAGGPPASTRPSSEQALAALLLLREVRDRLAGWEPGLIEEAREAGASWADLAHPLGVSSRQAAERRYLRVRPGNPGSTGEQRVQATRDRRAADRTVTAWARANAADLRRLAGQITALGDLPAAARTPLVELSAALAADDAAALVGPLAGTRSYLTPDHPELAARVDDVARHTDRLRRDSGDQRRGPVSADRLNSRDVRRGRGADGADGADGADGA
- a CDS encoding DUF6153 family protein, with product MTIPEQRLAPSPVRRWRALLVFGLLAGLLAMHALAPGGAVREHAGPGHMRAVAVGAHEHCAGDHGGCDGGHLHHADPTCAAAAVSGAPTLAALVPDPVAVPVRTDAARSYAARVPDEARAPPSLAELQLLRI
- a CDS encoding DUF305 domain-containing protein, whose protein sequence is MRNTRTLTRRAAVSAACAVAALVLAACGGGGDSSGSGSGPTAAHGSTSASAGAHNAQDVSFAQGMIPHHRQALEMARLAAGRASSARVEDLAARIEKAQEPEIRTMSGWLTSWGEDVPGSSGSDAESMPGMDHSGSGMPGMMAASDMAALGKASGKDFDARFLAMMVDHHKGAVDMATAEKKKGAYAPATSLADDIVAAQTAEITEMNELLGNG
- a CDS encoding DUF2267 domain-containing protein, with protein sequence MTFEQMLERVRYEGAYPTRAQAEESARAVLAALGRQLAGDERVELAARLPHEAAVAFTSATSDAERLTGWGFVKDLASRTGATAATTRWDASTVLRVVAQLAGEELLGRVLDRLPSGYALLFGRAELTQAA